The following nucleotide sequence is from Campylobacter coli 76339.
TATCAAAAAAGAAGATTTGGCTCATCTTGATATCAAAAGTATTTTAAATCTTTATTCTAGTCTTTATTCTATAAATCCAAGAGAACAATTTTTAGAAGAGATTGCTCGAAATAAAAAAGAATATAAACTCACACAAGCTATAAAACTTCCTTCCTTACTTTGCAACGCTGATGAAATTTTTTCTTTTTATAATCATAGTATTATTCCAAATTTTATCACACAAAAAAGTATAACTGCATTTACAGCCAAAGAAAATGATAAAGATTTAGAAGGAAAAATTGTTTTAATCTATGCAGCAGATCCTGGATATGATTATTTATTTACAAAAAATATAGCGGGACTTATCACATGTTATGGGGGTGCTAATTCACATATGGCTATTCGTGCTTCAGAGCTTGGAATGCCTGCTGTTATAGGAGTTGGGGAAGAAAATTTTGAAAAATATTTAAAGGCTAAAAAAATAAATATTGAATGTGAAAGCGAGCAAATATTTTGTTTATAGGTATTACCCAAAGGCTTATTTGTAACGAAAGTTATTATGAAGAAAGAGAATGTTTGGCAAAAGATTGGGGAGAATTATTTAATAAAGATTTATTTAAAAATTTTATCCCCCTCCCGTTTAGTTATGAAATAGATTTTTCTCGCTATAAAGATCTTATAAAAGCTGTAATACTAAGTGGTGGAAATGATTTAAATTTTTTAAATCCTAATGCAATGTCTAAAAAAAGGGATTCTTATGAAATACAAGTCATAGAAACTTGTTTAAAAGAAAAAATTCCACTTTTAGGTATTTGTAGAGGCGCCCAAATAATAGCTCATTATTTTAATAGTTGTATAAGCCCCTATGAAAATCATGTAGGTAATCATGAAATATTTTTTTTAGAAGAAAAATTTATAAGTAATTCTTTTCACAATTTTGCAATTGCTAAACTAGGAGATGAACTTGAGCCCTTATGCTTTGCAAAAGATAAAACTATAGAAGCTTTTAAACATAAGTATGAAAATATTTTTGGTATAATGTGGCATATCGAAAGAGAAGATGGATTAAACAATGTTCAAATTTTAAAAGAATGGCTTGATTTGATTAAGGAAGAAAAATGAAAGCAATTATTTTAGCGGCAGGTTTTGGATCAAGACTAATGCCTTTAACAAAAAATCAACCAAAATGTATGGTTGAATATAAAAATAAAAAAATAATAGATTATGAAATTCAAGCCTTAAAAGAAAACAATATCGATGAAATATGTGTAGTAGGCGGATATTTATTTGATATTTTAAAGACTTATATAAATCAAAGTTATGATTTAGTAACATTTTATAAAAATGAAGACTATGATAAAACAAATATGGTGCAAACTTTGTTTTGCGCTAGAGATTTTTTACAAAAGTGTATCGAAGATAAGCAAGATTTAATTATCTCTTATGCTGATATAGTTTATTTTAAGAATAGCATAGAAAAATTAAAAGAGGCAAAAGAAGATTTTGCTGTTATTGTGGATAAAGATTGGAAAGAACTATGGGAAAAACGATTTGAAAATCCACTTGATGATGCTGAAACTTTAAAATTGAAAGATGGTTTTATTGTAGAGCTTGGCAAAAAAGCTAAAACTTATGATGAAATTCAAGGTCAATATACAGGCTTATTTAAGTTTTCTTATCTTTTTCTAAAGGAGGTTATAAAAACTTATGATAGCCTTGATAAGAATTTGACTTATGATGGAAAAGATTTTAAGAATATGTATATGACAAGTTTTTTGCAAATTTTAATTGACAAATACAAAAATGCAAAAGCTGTGGAAATCAGAGGTAATTGGTGTGAGATTGATTTTATGAGTGATTTGGAAATCAATCCTATAAAAAATCAATAGGATCTATATCTACGCTAACATTTTTAAAATTTAAAGCATATTCTTGTATCTTAATTAAGACTTTATAAAAATCACTACGAAGCAATATATAAAAACGATATTGTCCTTTTAGCATTTCTATACTACAAGCTCCATATCCTATGATTTCAACTTTTAAAGTGCCGCTGATCTGATCAACTAATTTCTGACATAAATTTTGAGCCTGCTTTTGCTCTTTATCTTCGATGACAATTCTCAAAAGGCGCTTAAAAGGAGGATAAAGATCTTTTCTGTTTTCTAATTCATCTTGTAAAAAGCTATCATAATCCTCTATATATCTTTCAAAGAAATTCCTATTTTTAGTTTGCAAAAGTACCCTTCCCTCACCTTTGCGCCCTGCTCTTCCTGCTACTTGCATAGCCAAAGCTAAAGTTTCTTCACTTGCCTTAAAATTAGGTCGAAATAGATACTCATCAAGCCCTAAAATAACACTCAAATCCACACTATGATAATCATGTCCTTTAGCAAGCATAGAAGTTCCTATAAGTATATCGATCTTATTTTCATTAAAATCTTTCAAAACAGCATTAAGCTTTCGAATGCTTGTAATCTCATCGCTGTCAAATTTGGCTATCCTTGCTAGAGGTAAAGCTTCTTGTAAAAGCTCTTGTAATTCTGCCGTGCCCATCTTCCTAGCCTCTAGCATTGCACCTTGACAGCTAGGACAATTTTGCTCTATTAAAGAAGTATAATTACAATAATGGCACTTTAAAACATTTCTTTTTTTATGCAAACTCATAGCAATAGAACAAAAAGGACATTTTATAGTTTGCCCACAATCTTTACATACAATTTGTCTAAAATTAGCCCTAGTAGGTAAGAAAATGATAGCTTGCTTTTGATTTTCCAAGCTTTTTTTCAACTCACCTAAAAGCATAGGAGTTATACCTAGTTCATTTTCATCATATAAAAAATGTTTTTTGCTTTCAAAAAAAGTACCCTTAAGCCTAAAACTCTTTTGCTTATAAAAACTCGTTAAAGAAGGAGTAGCTGAACCCAAAAGCACTTTGATATCAAATTTTGAACCTAAAAAAAGCGCTAAATCTCTAGCATTAATATAAGGTTGATTAGATGCTTTGTAAGAATTATCATGCTCTTCATCCACTATGATAAGTCCTAAATTTACAAAAGGCAAAAATAAAGCCGATCTTGCTCCTGCAACTAAAAGCGCTTCACCCTTGCAAAAACGCTCTAAATTTTCTTGCTTTTTTTTCTTTGAAATTTTAGAATGCCATAGAAAAAATTTATCTTTAAAATACACCTCTAAGCGCTTTTGCATCTGCGGGGTAAGAGAAATTTCTGGCATTAAAAGTAAAACCTGTTTTCCTTGTTCTAAATATTGTCTTATTAAACAAATATAAATTTCAGTTTTCCCACTACCTGTATCTGCAAAAAGCAAAGAAGTGAGATTGGCTTTTATAAAATTCAAAGCTTCTTCTTGCTTTTGGCTTAATTCAGGTTCATTTTCTATTTTAGTCGCACTACAAGTATAGGTTTGATAAGTAGAAAAAAGTCCTAACACAAAACCAAGTTTTGAAGCATAATAATACGAAATAAATTTCGCCAATTCAAACTGCATATGGCTTAATGAAAAAGGTGTGATTTCTTTAATTTCTTTTGTTTGAAATTCAGGCTTTTGGCATTCTTTTAATACTAAAGCTCTAAGATTTTTTTTATTTTTTAAATCAATAACAACCTCTCTTAAAGCTGGAATTTCTTCCTTGCTATGAAAGGTTAAATTTTGTAAATAAAGTCCAAAAACTGCTAATTCATAATATCTCATAACAATTCTTTACAATATTTTTCACCAAGACATTCTAAAATAGCAAAATTGGCATTATAAAAAAAATCAACCCATTCTTTTGCATTTAAAAAAAATCTATATCGGTTGGGTGCTATTTTCACCCAAGCATTAAAACTAGAATAAATAGGTGTATGAAGTAAAGAATAAGTACAGTTTTGGCTAGTCTGACAGTAAAATAACTTTTCTTTTTGAGTGTTAGTTTTTGCTTCATCAAGATTAGGAGAAAAAGCATTGATTTGTTTGAGTTCAGCTTGAGTACGCATAAGAGCTAAAGCCGAATTTAGCATTTCATAATCTATTTTTAATTTTAACAATTTTGCATCATTTTTATTTTGATTGGCAAAAGAGAAGCTTAAACTTGCTAATATCCCCAAAATCAATATCACAAAAACAAGCTCTAAAAGAGTAAAAGCCTTTTTCATTTTACAGGGAGTTCTTCATTGATCGCTTTTATAAGTTTTTTAAGTTCTCTTTCTAAGATATAATTCTCATAGCTTTTTTTTACAAAAGCATCGACGAAACGCTTTAATTCTATTTTTTTAGTACCACCAGAAATAAGAGCGATATCATCTTCTAAAAAATTTGCAAATTCTCCACTGCATTTAACAATGAAATCCTTTGCAGAAACATTGATGATAACTTGTTTTAAATTATCACTTGCCAAGTACAGCCTCTATTTTTTTGAAAATATCTTCACTTTCTATATTGCGAGATTTAAGCTCTTCTTCCAAACGCATGATTTGATTGCTCTTTGCTTCATTTTGTGCTTTAACACTTACAAGCTCATTTCTTAAATTTTCATTTGCTTCGCACACTTCATTATATTTTTCAATCAGCTCATTAACTTTATCTGACATTGTGTTAATAATTTTTTCATCAAACATAAATTTGCCTTCTGCTATAGAAATTTAAAATAAAAATATTTCTTGTAATTGTAGCAGAAAAAAATTTAAATTTAGGTTTTTTATAGTCAATTAATTTTTAATTAAAGCATTTTCTTTTAGAATTTTTCTAAAAAACTTTCAAAAAGTGGAAAAATGTTAGAACTTACAAGCGATTTTAAACCAAGTCCTGATCAAAAACAAGCAATACAAGGCATAGTAAAAAGCATAAAAAAAGGTAATAAATATCAAACCCTGCTTGGCGTAACAGGAAGTGGAAAGACTTTTACCATGGCAAATGTCATAAAAGAACTCAATATGCCAACTCTTATCATGAGCCACAATAAAAGCCTTTGCGCACAACTTTATAGTGAATTCAAAGGTTTTTTTTCTAACAATCATGTGGAATATTTTATTTCTTATTATGATTATTATCAACCTGAGGCTTATATACCACGCACCGATGTTTTTATAGAAAAAGACAGTTCTACAAATGAAGATCTAGAGCGCTTAAGACTTAGTGCAACCGCTTCGCTTTTAAGCTATGAAGATGTGGTTTGCATCGCTAGTGTTTCAGCTAATTATGGACTTGGAAATCCAAATGAATACATTGGAATGGTGTTAATCTTTGAACTAGGCATGCAAATTTCACAAAAAGAACTTTTGAAAAAACTTGTAGATATGGGCTACAAAAGAAATGATAATTTCTTTGATCGTGCAGATTTTCGCGTACAAGGTGATACTATAGATATTTATCCTGCTTATTATGAAGATGAAGTAGTAAGGCTTGAATTTTTCGGCGATGAACTGGATGCAATGTATCATTATAATGTTTTAGAAAACAAAAAAGGCAAAGATTTAAAACGCTTTATACTTTATCCTACAAGCCAATTTAGTGTAGGAGAAACTAGACTAAAGCAAGCCATTAAAGATATAAAAATAGAACTTAATGAGCGTTTGGCGCAATTTGAACATGAAAACAAGCTTGTAGAACATCAACGCCTTAAACAGCGTGTTGAATTTGATCTTGAAATGCTTACAAGCACAGGGATGTGCAAAGGGGTTGAAAACTATGCTAGACATTTAACAGGATTAAAAGAAGGAGATACGCCTTATACACTTTTTGATTATTTTGCTATAAAAAATAGAAAATTTCTTGTTATTGTGGATGAAAGCCATGTTTCTTTACCACAATTTCGCGGCATGTTTGCAGGAGATAGAAGCAGGAAGCAAACTTTAGTGGATTATGGTTTTCGTCTTCCATCAGCTCTTGACAACCGCCCTTTAATGTTTGATGAATTTATCCACAAAAATTGTCAGTTTCTTTTTGTTTCAGCCACTCCCGCCCCACTTGAACTTGAACTTAGCAAAGAAAATATCTTTCATCAAATCATGCGCCCAACGGGACTACTTGATCCTTTGATAGAACTTAAAGATAGCGATAATCAGGTTGAAATTTTATTTGATGAAGTCAAAAAAGTTATACAAAGAAACGAACGCGTTTTGGTTACTGTACTGACTAAAAAACTAGCTGAAGAGCTTACAAGATATTATTTAGAGCTTGGTATTAAAGTAAAATACATGCATTCAGATATCGATGCAATAGAGCGCAATGAAATCATAAGAGGCTTAAGAAGTGGTGCTTTTGATATGTTAATAGGTATAAATTTACTTAGAGAAGGACTTGATCTACCTGAGGTTTCGCTTATTGCTATCATGGATGCAGATAAGGAAGGTTTTTTAAGAAGCACTACAAGTTTAATCCAAACCATGGGAAGAGCTGCTAGAAATGTCAATGGTAAGGTTTTACTCTTTTGTAAAAAGATTACAAAATCTATGCAAGAAGCTATGGATACCACAAATGAGCGTCGTAAGCTTCAAGAAGCTTACAATCAAAAACATAACATCACTCCAACTTCAGTCAAGCGACACATCGAAGAAAGCTTAAAAAATGAAGAAGATTTAGGAGAAATTTATCGCAAAGGTAAAAAACTTGAAAAAATGCCTGCCAATGAAAGAGCTAAAATCGTAAAAGAGCTTCGTAAACAAATGCTTGAGGCTGCTAAAGCACTCGAATTTGAAAAAGCAGCAGCTTTAAGAGATGAAATCAATAAATTAAAAGATTTATAGTATTTGTATTTTGCAGGAAAAATCCTGCAAAATATTAAAGATATCCTGCTGCTAGAGCTAAGAAATATCCCGCAACACAAGAGCTGAACACACCTATAAGACCTGGTATGATAAAACTATGGTTGATAACAAATTTTCCTATATGAGTTGTACCTGATCTATCAAATTGGATAGTAGCTAAGTCGCTTGGATAAGTTGGTAAAATATAATATCCATAGCAAGCTGCCGCAAAAGCCACGATAACACCTGGTTCAACACCTATTCCTAAAGCTAAAGGAACAAAAGCTGCAATAGCTGCTGCTTGAGAGTTTACAAATTTTGAAATAAGTAAAAGCATGATTGCATAAGTCCAAGGATGTTCTACAACCACATCTCCAAGAGCTTGTTTCATCATAGGAGTATGAACAGCAAACATAGTATCAGCCATCCAAGAAATTCCAAAAACTGCAACAAGAGCTATCATACCTGATTTAAAAATCTCGTTTGAACCGATTTTTTTCGCATCTGTTTTAGTAAAGATAATAATCAAAGAACCCGCTAAAAGCATGAACATTTGAATCACTGAAACCATAGATAAAACATCCATTTTAGGATTACCTAAAGCATCTACTTGAGGAACACCATTTTTTATAACTTGTCCCCAATTTGGGCGTAAAGAATCAAATATACCCAATAAAGCCACTAAAGCAATAGCTCCTAAGAAAATCCACATTGCGATCCAGTTGCTTTTTGGAAGTTGAACACCTAAAAGTGTTTTAGAATCACCATAAACATATTTTTTAAATTCAGGATCTTTAAGTTTTTCTTGGAAAACTTCATCTTTATCCAAATCTTTTCCTCTAAACCAAGAAAAAATTCCTATACACAATACGCCAAATAATGTACTAGGTATAGTAATTTGAAGAAGATTAATATAACCATCAAAACCTGCTAGTTTATGATCTGCATTTAAAAGCAAAGCTGTTAAGCTTACAACTGCAACAGAAACAGGACTTGCAATAATACCCATTTGTGAAGATATAGAAGCTGCTGCCATAGGGCGTTCTGGACGAATTCCATTTTTAATCGCTATATCGTAAATAATAGGCATGATAGTATAAACCACATGTCCTGTTCCGCACAGTATAGTTAAAAAGCAAGTTACAAAAGGAGCTAAAATAGTCAAGAATTTAGGATTGCGTCTTAAAATTCTTTCAGCTATTTGAAGCATTACATCAAGACCGCCACTTGCTTGTAAAGTTGCACTTGCAACAACCACAGCTAAGATAGTAAGCATTACATCTATAGCAGGCTTTCCAGGCTTTATATGAAAAGCAAAAACAAGCATTAAAATACCTATACCTCCAAGTAAGCCAAGGGCTATACCACCTTTTTTCGCACCGTAAAAAAGACAAATTAAAACTATGACGATTTGTATCAAAAACTGAACACTCTCGTCTAGACTAGTTAAAAAGTCCATTTTAACTCCTTTTATGAGATTAATTTGAGAAACATTACAATTATAGCACAATTCCAAAAAAAAGCTACAAAATTAAAATAATATATTTATATTTGATTAAAACATTATTGATACAAATTCAGTATATTTTTATATTTTTATGATTTTAATTACGAAAAAAGTAGTGTTTGGAGTCTTATCCCTCAAGCTCGTATAACTTTTTTCTATCTGTTGAGCTTGGTATATTTAAATGTTGGCGATATTTAGTAATAGTGCGTCGTCCTATATCAACTTTAAATTCTTTCTTAATCAATTCTAAAATTTTGCTATCACTTAAAGGTTTTAAACGATTTTCATTTTTAACTAAATTTGCGACAAAGTCCTTAACGCCCACATTTGAAGTCTCACCCTCTTCATCAAGCGCAAAAGCAAAAAAATCACGCAAAGGAATAAGCCCCCTGTCACAACTTAAGTATTTATTTGCCACCGCTCTTGAAATAGTTGAGGCATTGCGCTCTAAATCAAGAGCTAAATCTTTAAAAGTCATAGGCTTAATATCCTTACCCATGAAAAAATCATATTGATATTCTACTATCATGAGTCCTATTTTATAAAGCGTTGCTTTTCTCATTGTTAAAGCATCAACTAAATTTTTTGCTTCTTTGATGTAATGATTTAAATATTCGTGAGTTAAACCATCAGTTTCAATGGAAATTTCAGGATAATAATCATCATTGATTTTTACCTTGATTTCATTATTTTCCCTATAAACAAAGATATCAGGTATAATAACGCGAGAATCTTCAAAATACTCCAAAAAAGGTGGTATGCTAAAACGCTTAAAAATCGCTAATGCTTCCTTATATAAAGACTCTTTAGTATAATTTTGTATATTTTCAAAATCTTGAATAAGCATTTTGCAAAAATCATAAAGCTCTGCATCAAGTTCTATATTTTCTAATGCAAATAAAAATGCTTCTTTATAATCTTTTGCTCCCACTCCCACAGGATCAAGAAATTTAAATCTTGCTCTTATGCGCTCTATTTCATTTATATCATAATCTTTTAAAATTTCTTCATCGTATTCAAAATATCCCTCATGATTTAAGCATTCTATGATTTTACCTGCAAGCTCTTGAGATTTGCTTGTAGGAAAAAGAGGAGGTATAATCTGCTCGCTCAAAAGCTCGTATACGCTTTTTGTAGCAAGACCTTTATTGTCTACAAATGCTGAATTTACATTGCGTTTATAAAAAGAATCAAAATAATTCTTATTATGCTCTTGAGTTTGAATGGGTTCTTGAACACTTAAAAAAGGGTTTTCCTCAGCAAATTTATCCAAATTTTCTTTTAGATCTTCTATATTTGCTTGCAATATAGGCAACCATGAGCGCAAAGTTTGAGAAATCTTGGTTTTAGGAGCTTGGGTAGTCTTTTGCCTTAACATCAATCAAGGAGTTTAAACTCCGCTCCTAAATAGTATTTTTTAACATCTTTGTTATTTGCTATTTCTTCAGCATTTCCACTTGCAAGCAAAGAGCCTGATTTTATCACATAAGCTCTATCACAAATTGCCAAAGTTTCACGAACATTATGGTCGGTAATTAAAATTCCAATATCAAGCTTTTTAAGCTCATTGATAAGACTTTGAATTTCAGCCACTGCAATAGGATCTACTCCAGCAAAAGGCTCATCAAGAAGTAAGAATTTAGGCTCACACATCAAAGATCTTGCAATTTCACATCGCCTTCTTTCCCCACCACTTAAGCTTAAACCTTTTCTTAAACGGATAGGTTCTATGCTTAAAAGTTCGAGCATTTGCTCCACTTTTTCGTGTAAAATTTTCTTATCTTTATAAAAAATTTGAGCAGCTAAAAGCAAATTATCCTCAACGCTTAAATCCTTAAAAATACTGCTTTCTTGAGGCAAGTAGCCTATACCCAATCTTGCTCGTTTATTTAAAGGCTCTTTAGTAATATCCAAGCCATCCAAAAGTACTTTTCCGCTACTTGGGGCTATAAGTCCACATATCATATAAAATGTAGTTGTTTTTCCGGCTCCATTAGGCCCTAAGAGCCCTACAACTTCACCGCTATTTAGTTCTAAGGATATACCTTGGATAATCTTTGTTTTTTTAATGATTTTTTCCAAATTTATAATTTCTAGTTTACTCATGAATTACATACTTTCTTTTATTATCTTCTAGGCTGATTTTTATTTCCAAGGTAGGAATTCCAAGTTTTAGCAAAGCTTTTTTTAAATTTTCATCTCCCCATTCAACCAAATGCAAACCCTCTTCAAAAAAATTCTCAAACAAACCGTTTTTTAAAAGCCCTTCTAAACCCTCTTGGTATATATCATAATGATAAACACATATATCTTGATTTTCATATTTTTGCATGATGGAAAAGGTAGGAGAATCTACTTTTTCATCTAAATTTAAAAAGCTAACCCAAGCTTGCACTAGGCTTGTTTTACCACTGGCTAATTCTCCTTGCAATAAAACAACACCTTGTTTTGGCAGAGTTTGAAGCATTGTGTTTAGTTCATTCTTGGCTAAAACAAATTCTTTCATAATTTTATCACATACTCACTTTGTGCATTTTTTGGAATATTTTTAGTAGTAGGCAGAGCTAAAACCTTATATTTTTGCGTATAATCAGTAAAATGCAAACTGATTATATCACCTATTTTAACCTCTTTGCTCGCCTTTACTATCACTCCGTTAATCCCCACTACACCACTTCTACACATATCTTCAGAAATAGCTCTTCTTTTGGTAATATTAACCGCATTTAAAAATTTATCTACTCTCATGGAGTGGAATTTTACCAAAAAAAATAAATTTTTAAAACCCATTTTATCCAAACTAGCTTTTCTTCACCGATTTAAAAACTTTTCTTTAATGAAATTTGGATACAATGTAACAATATAAATCAATATTAACAAAGGATACTCTATGAAAAATGAAGTAAAAAAAGTCGTTTTAGCATATTCTGGCGGACTTGATACAAGCATTATTTTAAAATGGCTTCAAGATGAATACAAATGCGAAGTAGTAACTTTTACAGCAGATATTGGGCAGGGCGAAGAGCTTGAACCTGCTAGAAAAAAAGCTCTTTCATTGGGGATTAAAGAAGAAAATGTTTTTATTAAAGATTTAAGAGAAGAATTTGTTAAAGATTATGTATTTCCTATGTTTAGAGCCAATACTATTTACGAAGGTGAATACCTACTTGGAACTAGTATAGCAAGACCTTTGATTGCAAAAACCCAAGCACAAATTGCCCTACAAACAGGCGCTGATGCGGTAAGTCATGGGGCTACAGGCAAAGGAAATGATCAAGTGCGTTTTGAATTAGGCTATCTAGCTTTTAATCCTGATTTAAAAATCATCGCTCCTTGGCGTGAATGGGATTTAAACAGCCGTGAAAAACTCTTAGCTTATGCGCAAAAACATGGTATTGATATTTCTAAGAAAAAAGGAAAATCCCCTTATTCTATGGATGCAAATTTACTTCATATTTCTTATGAGGGGCTTGTTTTAGAAGATCCTGCACACGCACCTGAAGAAGATATGTGGAGATGGAGTAAAAGCCCAAAAGAAGCACCTAATGAAAGTGAGATTATAGAGCTTGATTTTCAAAAGGGTGATTTAGTTGCGATTAATGGAGTATATTTAAGTCCTGCTGAGCTTTTAAGTAAGCTTAACGAGCTTGGTTCAAAACACGGCATAGGACGCCTTGATATAGTAGAAAATCGCTATGTGGGAATGAAAAGTCGCGGTTGCTACGAAACACCAGGAGGAACTATACTCTTAAAAGCACACCGTGCGATTGAAAGTATTACACTAGATAGAGAAGCTGCGCATTTAAAAGATGAACTTATGCCAAAATATGCGAGTTTGATTTATAATGGTTATTGGTTCTCACCTGAAAGAATGATGCTTCAAGCTCTAATCGATGAATCTCAAAAACATGCCAATGGTAGAGTAAAACTTGAACTTTACAAGGGCAATGTAATGGTTATAGGCCGAGAAAGTGCTAATGATAGCTTATTTAATGCAGCTTATTGCACCTTTGAAGAAGATGAAGTATACAATCAAAAAGACGCAGCAGGTTTTATCAAACTGAATGCTTTGCGTTTTATTATTGCGGGAAAAAACGGAAGAAAATTTTAAACAAGGATTAAAAAATGAAAGTATTATTAATCAAAGATGTTAAAGCTCTTGGAAAAGCAGGTGAAATCAAAGAAGTAAAAGATGGCTATGGTCAAAATTTTCTCATTGCTAAAGGCTTTGCTAAGGCAGCAACAAATGAAGTTTTAAGAAAATACGAAAGCGACAAGAAAAAAGAAGCAGAAAATTTACGCTTCGAGCTTGCAAGCTTGGAAAAGCTAAAAGAAGAGCTTAGTAAAGTTACACTTGAAATTTCAAAGCCTGTGGGGGCTAATGGAAGTTTATTTGGCGGAGTAACCAAAGATGAAATCGCCCATGCTTTAAAAGAGCAAACCCATATAGAAATCGATAAAAAAAGCTTGGAGTGTGATACCCTAAAAAGCCTTGGTACTCATGAAGTCAGCGTTAAATTAGGTCATGCTATCCATGCAAAATTTAATATAAACATAAAGGCTGAATAATGTTTCATGCAACAACTATTTTAGCTTACAAAGGCAAAAACAAATCCGTAATCGGCGGAGATGGCCAAGTAAGCTTTGGCAACACTGTTTTAAAAGGCAATGCAGTAAAAATAAGAAAACTAAACAACGGCAAAGTTTTAGCAGGTTTTGCAGGATCAACAGCTGATGCTTTTAATCTTTTTGATATGTTTGAAAATCTACTTCAAAGCTCTAAGGGTGATCTTTTAAAAGCAGCAATTGATTTTTCTAAAGAATGGCGAAAGGATAAATATCTAAGAAAACTCGAAGCTATGATGCTAGTACTTGATAGAAATCATATTTTCTTACTTTCAGGCACAGGCGATGTAGTCGAGCCTGAAGATGGACAAATCGCTGCCATAGGAAGTGGTGGAAATTACGCGCTTTCAGCAGCTAGAGCTTTGGCAAAACATGCAAATTTGGACGAAGAAGAACTAGTTAAATCAAGTCTTCAAATCGCGGGTGAAATTTGCATTTATACCAATACCAATATAAAAACTTATGTAATTGAGGATGAAAAATGAATTTAACTCCTAAAGAAATTGTTAAATTTTTAGATGATTATGTCATAGGACAAAAAAAAGCTAAAAAAATTATAGCAATAGCCCTAAGAAACCGCTATCGTAGAATGCAACTCAGCCCTGAACTCCAAGATGATATAGTGCCAAAGAATATCCTTATGATAGGATCAACAGGTGTGGGCAAAACTGAAATTGCAAGGCGTTTGGCTAAGATGATGGGCTTTCCTTTTATCAAAATCGAAGCGAGTAAATACACAGAGGTAGGCTTTGTAGGTCGTGAT
It contains:
- a CDS encoding LSU ribosomal protein L9p, coding for MKVLLIKDVKALGKAGEIKEVKDGYGQNFLIAKGFAKAATNEVLRKYESDKKKEAENLRFELASLEKLKEELSKVTLEISKPVGANGSLFGGVTKDEIAHALKEQTHIEIDKKSLECDTLKSLGTHEVSVKLGHAIHAKFNINIKAE
- a CDS encoding C4-dicarboxylate transporter DcuB gives rise to the protein MDFLTSLDESVQFLIQIVIVLICLFYGAKKGGIALGLLGGIGILMLVFAFHIKPGKPAIDVMLTILAVVVASATLQASGGLDVMLQIAERILRRNPKFLTILAPFVTCFLTILCGTGHVVYTIMPIIYDIAIKNGIRPERPMAAASISSQMGIIASPVSVAVVSLTALLLNADHKLAGFDGYINLLQITIPSTLFGVLCIGIFSWFRGKDLDKDEVFQEKLKDPEFKKYVYGDSKTLLGVQLPKSNWIAMWIFLGAIALVALLGIFDSLRPNWGQVIKNGVPQVDALGNPKMDVLSMVSVIQMFMLLAGSLIIIFTKTDAKKIGSNEIFKSGMIALVAVFGISWMADTMFAVHTPMMKQALGDVVVEHPWTYAIMLLLISKFVNSQAAAIAAFVPLALGIGVEPGVIVAFAAACYGYYILPTYPSDLATIQFDRSGTTHIGKFVINHSFIIPGLIGVFSSCVAGYFLALAAGYL
- a CDS encoding Argininosuccinate synthase translates to MKNEVKKVVLAYSGGLDTSIILKWLQDEYKCEVVTFTADIGQGEELEPARKKALSLGIKEENVFIKDLREEFVKDYVFPMFRANTIYEGEYLLGTSIARPLIAKTQAQIALQTGADAVSHGATGKGNDQVRFELGYLAFNPDLKIIAPWREWDLNSREKLLAYAQKHGIDISKKKGKSPYSMDANLLHISYEGLVLEDPAHAPEEDMWRWSKSPKEAPNESEIIELDFQKGDLVAINGVYLSPAELLSKLNELGSKHGIGRLDIVENRYVGMKSRGCYETPGGTILLKAHRAIESITLDREAAHLKDELMPKYASLIYNGYWFSPERMMLQALIDESQKHANGRVKLELYKGNVMVIGRESANDSLFNAAYCTFEEDEVYNQKDAAGFIKLNALRFIIAGKNGRKF
- a CDS encoding RNA polymerase sigma-54 factor RpoN; protein product: MLRQKTTQAPKTKISQTLRSWLPILQANIEDLKENLDKFAEENPFLSVQEPIQTQEHNKNYFDSFYKRNVNSAFVDNKGLATKSVYELLSEQIIPPLFPTSKSQELAGKIIECLNHEGYFEYDEEILKDYDINEIERIRARFKFLDPVGVGAKDYKEAFLFALENIELDAELYDFCKMLIQDFENIQNYTKESLYKEALAIFKRFSIPPFLEYFEDSRVIIPDIFVYRENNEIKVKINDDYYPEISIETDGLTHEYLNHYIKEAKNLVDALTMRKATLYKIGLMIVEYQYDFFMGKDIKPMTFKDLALDLERNASTISRAVANKYLSCDRGLIPLRDFFAFALDEEGETSNVGVKDFVANLVKNENRLKPLSDSKILELIKKEFKVDIGRRTITKYRQHLNIPSSTDRKKLYELEG
- a CDS encoding Lipopolysaccharide ABC transporter, ATP-binding protein LptB produces the protein MSKLEIINLEKIIKKTKIIQGISLELNSGEVVGLLGPNGAGKTTTFYMICGLIAPSSGKVLLDGLDITKEPLNKRARLGIGYLPQESSIFKDLSVEDNLLLAAQIFYKDKKILHEKVEQMLELLSIEPIRLRKGLSLSGGERRRCEIARSLMCEPKFLLLDEPFAGVDPIAVAEIQSLINELKKLDIGILITDHNVRETLAICDRAYVIKSGSLLASGNAEEIANNKDVKKYYLGAEFKLLD
- a CDS encoding ATPase YjeE, predicted to have essential role in cell wall biosynthesis — protein: MKEFVLAKNELNTMLQTLPKQGVVLLQGELASGKTSLVQAWVSFLNLDEKVDSPTFSIMQKYENQDICVYHYDIYQEGLEGLLKNGLFENFFEEGLHLVEWGDENLKKALLKLGIPTLEIKISLEDNKRKYVIHE
- a CDS encoding Ribosome-associated heat shock protein implicated in the recycling of the 50S subunit (S4 paralog) is translated as MRVDKFLNAVNITKRRAISEDMCRSGVVGINGVIVKASKEVKIGDIISLHFTDYTQKYKVLALPTTKNIPKNAQSEYVIKL